One window of Triticum dicoccoides isolate Atlit2015 ecotype Zavitan chromosome 5A, WEW_v2.0, whole genome shotgun sequence genomic DNA carries:
- the LOC119302602 gene encoding protein ODORANT1-like, which translates to MGRQPCCDKLGVKRGPWTAEEDRKLMAFILGNAGRCCWRAVPKLAGLLRCGKSCRLRWTNYLRPDLKRGLLTDDEERLVVDLHAKLGNRWSKIAAKLPGRTDNEIKNHWNTHIKKKLIKMGIDPITHVPLEVRKQPQQASLSTMSAQSSTITIECKSNNGQQCQQQDTHINRDKDASSVGGESSPPNLSGTNTDNTTGGSNNIHDQDPLVKWLLEEEDDLPAIGIIEEPWLDFIVENDVDKFNGIPSTMSWDIGTTDWLLDYQDFGVGDSTLLDDASMVDSSSGSNL; encoded by the exons ATGGGGCGGCAGCCGTGCTGCGACAAGCTGGGGGTGAAGCGCGGGCCGTGGACGGCGGAGGAGGACCGGAAGCTGATGGCCTTCATCCTCGGCAACGCCGGCCGCTGCTGCTGGCGCGCCGTGCCCAAGCTGGCCGGCCTACTGCGCTGCGGCAAGAGCTGCCGCCTCCGCTGGACCAACTACCTCCGCCCCGACCTCAAGCGCGGCCTCCTCACCGACGACGAGGAGCGGCTCGTCGTCGACCTCCACGCCAAGCTCGGCAATAG ATGGTCCAAGATTGCTGCCAAGTTACCAGGAAGGACAGATAACGAGATTAAGAACCATTGGAACACACACATAAAGAAGAAGCTCATCAAGATGGGAATTGACCCGATCACACACGTGCCCCTCGAAGTCCGAAAGCAGCCGCAACAAGCTAGCCTATCCACAATGTCTGCACAATCCTCGACCATCACGATAGAATGCAAGTCCAACAATGGGCAACAATGCCAGCAGCAGGACACCCACATCAACAGGGACAAGGACGCGTCATCGGTCGGCGGCGAGTCTAGCCCACCGAACTTATCGGGCACAAACACCGACAACACTACGGGTGGTAGCAACAACATCCATGATCAGGATCCACTAGTGAAATGGCTGCTGGAAGAGGAGGATGACCTCCCTGCCATTGGCATCATCGAAGAGCCGTGGCTTGACTTCATAGTCGAAAATGATGTTGACAAGTTCAATGGCATTCCCTCCACCATGTCGTGGGACATTGGAACGACGGATTGGCTGCTCGACTACCAAGATTTTGGGGTAGGGGACTCAACTTTGCTTGATGATGCCTCCATGGTCGACAGCTCAAGCGGATCAAACCTCTAG